AGGCATATTAGTAGTTTGCACAAAAGGTAGTACTACTCTTGGTGAGTTTAACACTTTCTACGGCACAACCCTTGCTCTTGATAAATATATGACACTTCCCTTTGTTGATGAAGTATTAAGCAATAACTTAACCACAAGTATACTGCTAGCTAAGGATGATGCTACTGTAGTTGTAAGAGCACAGTATAACGCTACAGATTTTGAGGCAAAGAAAGGTGTAACTTATAAGTATACTGAAACTGGTTTTGATATGTTGAAATTAGGTCAAAGTCAAAGTCCAACTCCAGGAAGTGTAAGTGCACAGCAAGTTCCACAAAGTGGGATAAAAGTAACGTCAATAACGCTTGATAAAACATCAATTACAATGGATGTTAATCAAACTGCAGTTATACATGCTACTATATCTCCTGATACAGCTACCAATAAGGCTATAGTTTGGACATCAAGCAATCCAAGTATTGTAGAGGTTAGCCAAAAGGGAATATTGACTTCTAAGGCTGAGGGAGTAGCTTACGTATCTGCTACAACAGTTGATGGGGGACTAGTTGCATTTTGCACAGTTGTTGTAAGAAAAATACTTGTTACTGGAATAACCTTGGATAAAACTAGTTCAACAATAGAGATAGGTAAGTCGATAATTTTAAAGGCATCACTATCTCCCGCAAATGCAACTAATAAATCAGTGAATTGGGAATCAAATAATAGTAATATTGCATCAGTAGATTCAACTGGAAAAGTCGTTGGTAAAGCTGCAGGGACAGCAATGATAACTGTTACAACAGTGGATGGCAATTTTAAGGGGATATGTGTTATAACTGTAAAAGATAATAAAAATACAAACAACGAAACTTTTAGTATAAGATTAAATAAAACATCCATACAGATTAAGGAAGGCAAGTTTGAGCAACTTACACCTATAATTACTCCAGGAAACCTAAAAAAGACAGGTTTAATTTGGAAATCAAGTAATGATAAGGTTGCTTATGTAACACAAGATGGAAGGGTTTTCGGCAAAAAAGCAGGCTATGCGGTAATAACAGTTACAAAGGATGGAGTAAAGGCTACCTGTAATGTACAAATAATTAGTGGTAAGGAAAAGGGAAAAGGTAAAGGACATTCCAAATAGAATGATTAATCCTAGAAATAAGTTATCACCCACATAGCAAGTGGCCTTCTATGTTAGCCCCTATGATTTTATTAAAATCATAGGGGCTTTTTAAATAGCAAGTATAAAAAAGCTTGTTCTTATTATAAAAACAAATAGTTAAAAGGGT
This DNA window, taken from Clostridium estertheticum, encodes the following:
- a CDS encoding Ig domain-containing protein, which codes for MITNLKWRILIFSTTVFFTIACLTQVLTGNVYANTNVQEILITEVVPMSQSSNDAYEYIELYNNSDRNIDLKDYKLPLQNIDITTSKVISPKGILVVCTKGSTTLGEFNTFYGTTLALDKYMTLPFVDEVLSNNLTTSILLAKDDATVVVRAQYNATDFEAKKGVTYKYTETGFDMLKLGQSQSPTPGSVSAQQVPQSGIKVTSITLDKTSITMDVNQTAVIHATISPDTATNKAIVWTSSNPSIVEVSQKGILTSKAEGVAYVSATTVDGGLVAFCTVVVRKILVTGITLDKTSSTIEIGKSIILKASLSPANATNKSVNWESNNSNIASVDSTGKVVGKAAGTAMITVTTVDGNFKGICVITVKDNKNTNNETFSIRLNKTSIQIKEGKFEQLTPIITPGNLKKTGLIWKSSNDKVAYVTQDGRVFGKKAGYAVITVTKDGVKATCNVQIISGKEKGKGKGHSK